From a region of the Trichoderma atroviride chromosome 6, complete sequence genome:
- a CDS encoding uncharacterized protein (EggNog:ENOG41~CAZy:GH31), giving the protein MNLAGRKFELSATDSFGYDVYRTDPLYKNIPLLINATPSGCVALFSTSHARGSYSIGAEMDGMWGRYKVYRQDYGGLEEYIIVGKTLKDIVTTYAALAGYPLLVPRWAFGYLSGGMKYSMLDDPPASEALLDLARKMKEHDIPCSAYQMSSGYTVAEQPPKTRNVFTWNRHRFSDPEGFIKEYHKLGMRLIANVKPYVIATHPEYEKLKAANALFIDPHTKKTAVTRLWSAGGGESAEGGHIDFTSAAGFKWWYEGVKKLSQEGIDCIWNDNNEYTVTDDGWICALDQPSLTLRDEVKDRPQIGLWGRSLHTELHGKASHDALVDVNPDVRPFVLTRSATTGTMRYACSSWSGDNTTSWASMKGSNALALNAGMSLLQCYGHDIGGFEGPQPSPELLLRWVQLGTYSQRFAINCFKTINENSIGDVIEPWMYPEITHLVRKAIKRRYAMIPYIYSLMLESHQTAIPPQRWTGWGYEKDPEVWTELITEGETQYWLGDSLLIGGVYEPGATQARVYLPKASDDDEGYINLKAPYQYLEAGQWATIDAEWHGAGIPVLAKVGTAIPVGKDVQVLSPGEKENVADLPLDDYRAVEIFPPREGSSSTKKYKTVWYEDDGVSAVAKNKVSKYSIEYSVEGSTIKVQFSRDETSGYVAPWKAPVIVLPPGDSRVVISSEGLQVHGLGADNEGKKRFQLG; this is encoded by the coding sequence ATGAACTTGGCTGGGAGAAAGTTTGAGCTTTCGGCAACAGACAGTTTTGGATACGACGTTTATCGCACTGATCCTCTGTACAAAAACATTCCGCTGCTCATAAACGCGACGCCCAGTGGCTGCGTGGCTCTATTCTCAACCTCTCATGCGCGGGGCTCATATTCCATTGGAGCTGAGATGGACGGCATGTGGGGTCGTTACAAGGTGTATCGACAAGATTACGGTGGATTGGAAGAGTACATCATTGTTGGCAAAACCCTCAAGGACATTGTCACGACATACGCTGCTCTGGCTGGATATCCTCTGCTTGTGCCGAGATGGGCATTTGGCTACCTCTCGGGTGGCATGAAGTACTCCATGCTTGATGACCCGCCAGCGTCCGAGGCACTGCTTGACCTTGCacggaagatgaaggagcACGATATTCCCTGCTCGGCGTACCAAATGTCGTCTGGCTACACAGTGGCAGAACAGCCTCCGAAAACACGCAACGTGTTTACCTGGAATCGCCATCGATTCTCAGACCCAGAAGGCTTTATCAAGGAGTATCACAAACTCGGCATGAGACTCATAGCCAACGTCAAGCCATATGTCATCGCCACTCACCCAGAGTATGAGAAGCTCAAAGCAGCAAATGCATTATTCATCGATCCTCATACCAAAAAGACGGCGGTAACCCGGCTTTGGAgtgctggcggtggcgaAAGCGCCGAGGGCGGACACATTGATTTCACTTCTGCTGCTGGATTCAAGTGGTGGTATGAAGGCGTCAAGAAGCTGAGTCAGGAAGGCATTGACTGCATCTGGAACGACAACAACGAGTACACAGTCACTGATGACGGATGGATCTGTGCGCTAGATCAGCCTTCTCTAACGTTGAGAGACGAAGTTAAAGACAGGCCTCAGATTGGTCTATGGGGCCGGAGTCTGCACACGGAGCTTCATGGCAAAGCATCTCACGATGCCCTTGTGGATGTTAATCCTGATGTGCGGCCATTCGTGCTTACTCGTAGCGCTACAACTGGTACTATGCGATATGCCTGCAGCTCATGGAGCGGAGATAACACCACTAGCTGGGCCAGCATGAAGGGCTCCAATGCCCTTGCTCTTAATGCGGGCATGTCTTTGCTGCAGTGCTATGGTCATGATATTGGAGGGTTTGAGGGCCCTCAGCCATCTCctgagctgcttcttcgatgGGTGCAGCTGGGCACCTACTCACAGCGCTTTGCCATCAACTGTTTCAAGACCATAAATGAGAACAGTATTGGAGATGTCATTGAGCCATGGATGTACCCTGAAATTACTCATCTGGTCCGGAAAGCGATTAAGCGAAGATATGCCATGATTCCATACATCTATTCTCTGATGCTAGAGAGCCACCAAACGGCTATTCCGCCACAAAGATGGACAGGTTGGGGCTATGAGAAGGACCCAGAAGTATGGACGGAGCTAATTACAGAAGGAGAGACGCAATACTGGCTTGGAGACTCGCTTTTGATCGGTGGCGTATATGAACCTGGTGCAACCCAAGCACGCGTATATCTCCCCAAGGCCtccgatgacgatgaaggcTACATTAATCTCAAGGCTCCCTATCAATACTTGGAAGCGGGACAATGGGCCACGATAGATGCCGAGTGGCACGGCGCCGGCATTCCAGTTCTCGCCAAGGTTGGAACGGCCATCCCGGTTGGTAAAGACGTGCAAGTTCTGTCTCCTggcgaaaaggaaaatgTCGCAGACCTTCCGCTAGACGACTATCGTGCAGTCGAGATCTTTCCTCCTCGTGAAGGGTCTAGTAGTACGAAGAAGTATAAGACGGTTTGgtatgaagatgatggtgtATCGGCTGTGGCAAAGAACAAGGTGTCCAAATATAGCATTGAATACTCCGTTGAAGGGTCGACAATCAAGGTTCAATTTTCTAGGGATGAGACTTCAGGATACGTGGCGCCATGGAAAGCGCCTGTTATTGTGCTCCCTCCCGGAGACTCGCGAGTGGTTATTTCAAGCGAAGGTTTACAGGTTCATGGACTGGGCGCGGATAAcgagggaaagaagagattccAGCTTGGTTAG
- a CDS encoding uncharacterized protein (EggNog:ENOG41): MDPGVDDGVLVFAADEIGGRSNAGNVAPMDAFHQPHLQPHFQPQPQPQPHAALPLQPDSEPLPFQHQHQLQLQQHPPQASAQHPRQLQTAESMDQFGPSFFAVSDPYAGSPYSPVGRGPGFPADYQYELGPAIGPGHGHGLLLGDGSSSPFDGTAPLQFAVEDTVNSVTDGFWGSGQQGADTHQLLQQTSQGDDIAKSLHINAIDEFFIKNGAHRPPVPCNYCRRLRLQCLILQTTSANPNPISSCSACVALYRDCSLAERGKREASAYETTLPVIGHLHGVNEEGDGATAIEGTRQWRIERGAGPVATRSSSIVSYKRNSTRSVKKTRVLRNWFATHQEHPYPSEDEKSVLAEQSGLSKTQVINWFANARRRHRLTAQSHQNNSTKVFLQGSPMPQTLLTGMSPMERWRHSPPNEEPVSASDIEKAISNSQLDGGDAHNYNSDGNYGTDGAPSSASSESAIFNHNNVVNGYEASSNSGSSAFSFYHSDDAGIFSLSAQSSLHGGDGGDFISGLSSTAVHTGAAAERGKALMFQCTFCLQGFKKKYDWVRHERSIHLPGLDSWICKVPVPKDQSLLVWRVNHGEPECIFCGQQSPSDEHVQSHEFQSCAERPVSERTFTRKDHLWQHLHKFHRCRKWEGWKPDLHLLQHRQDKFESVCGFCQLKTYSWDERVQHLTSHFRRGVTMAEWKASSDANMSSGDGGRRLLSHSGPITPLSDESDPPLPLFANTKT; this comes from the coding sequence ATGGATCCCGGCGTGGACGATGGCGTGCTGGTTTTTGCGGCCGACGAGATCGGAGGCCGGAGTAACGCCGGCAATGTCGCGCCGATGGACGCCTTTCACCAgcctcatctccagcctcatttccagccccagccccagcctcagcctcacgCCGCCTTGCCGCTCCAGCCAGACTCGGAGCCGCTGCCGttccagcatcagcatcagcttcagcttcagcagcatcCACCACAGGCCTCAGCCCAGCACCCGCGCCAGCTGCAGACGGCCGAGTCCATGGACCAGTTTGggccctccttcttcgccgtctCCGATCCCTACGCCGGCAGCCCCTACAGCCCTGTCGGAAGAGGCCCCGGATTCCCCGCCGACTACCAGTATGAGCTCGGTCCCGCAATCGGCcccggccatggccatgggcTCCTCCTCGGCGATGGCTCCAGCTCTCCCTTTGACGGCACCGCACCGCTGCAGTTTGCCGTTGAAGACACTGTGAATAGCGTCACCGACGGCTTCTGGGGATCCGGCCAGCAGGGAGCTGATACGCaccagctgctgcaacaGACATCGCAGGGGGACGATATCGCCAAGAGCCTccacatcaacgccatcgaCGAGTTCTTCATCAAAAACGGTGCTCATCGCCCTCCCGTTCCCTGCAACTACTGTCGACGACTGCGGCTCCAGTGCCTCATCCTCCAGACCACGTCTGCAAATCCAAATCCCATCAGCTCGTGCTCCGCCTGCGTGGCCCTCTACCGTGACTGCAGTCTTGCTGAGCGCGGCAAAAGAGAAGCCTCCGCTTACGAGACTACACTCCCCGTCATTGGCCATCTACATGGGGTCAACGAAGAGGGAGACGGTGCTACTGCCATCGAAGGGACGAGACAATGGCGAATCGAGCGAGGTGCTGGCCCGGTTGCTACTCGCTCTTCGTCCATTGTCTCGTACAAGAGAAACAGCACTCGGTCCGTCAAGAAGACTCGCGTGCTGAGGAACTGGTTCGCCACGCATCAGGAGCACCCGTACCCATCCGAAGACGAAAAATCCGTCCTTGCCGAGCAGAGCGGCCTGAGCAAGACTCAGGTTATTAATTGGTTCGCCAATGCTAGACGTCGACATCGGCTGACTGCGCAGTCGCACCAGAACAACAGTACCAAAGTCTTCCTGCAAGGATCTCCCATGCCCCAGACGCTGCTAACTGGCATGTCTCCGATGGAACGATGGAGACATTCGCCCCCAAACGAGGAACCCGTCTCGGCTTCGGATATCGAAAAGGCCATCTCCAATAGTCAGCTTGACGGCGGAGACGCACACAATTACAATTCCGATGGCAACTATGGCACCGATGGCGCCCCTTCCTCGGCCAGCAGCGAGTCTGCAATTTTCAACCACAACAACGTCGTCAACGGCTACGAGGCGTCGTCCAATTCAGGCTCGTCCGCTTTCTCCTTTTATCATTCCGATGATGCAGGTATATTCTCCCTATCCGCACAAAGCTCCctccatggcggcgatggcggcgatttTATATCCGGCCTATCATCGACCGCGGTTCATACAggagcggcagcagagcgAGGCAAAGCGCTCATGTTTCAGTGCACCTTTTGTCTCCAAGGCTTCAAGAAAAAGTACGACTGGGTCCGCCATGAGAGATCTATTCACCTGCCTGGTCTCGATTCCTGGATCTGCAAAGTGCCTGTCCCCAAAGACCAGTCATTACTTGTTTGGCGCGTCAACCATGGCGAGCCAGAATGCATCTTTTGTGGGCAACAGTCGCCATCAGATGAACACGTCCAATCTCACGAGTTCCAGTCGTGTGCAGAACGCCCCGTGTCCGAGCGAACCTTTACTCGCAAAGATCACCTGTGGCAGCATCTGCACAAATTCCACCGCTGCCGGAAATGGGAAGGTTGGAAGCCTGACCTGCATCTATTGCAGCATCGGCAAGACAAGTTTGAGAGCGTTTGCGGTTTCTGTCAGCTCAAGACGTACAGCTGGGACGAAAGAGTCCAGCACTTGACATCCCACTTTCGGCGTGGCGTGACCATGGCAGAATGGAAGGCCAGCAGCGATGCCAACATGAGCAGCGGAGATGGTGGCCGTAGGCTGCTGTCGCACAGCGGTCCCATTACACCCCTCAGTGATGAGAGTGATCCTCCATTGCCCCTATTTGCAAATACGAAAACTTGA
- a CDS encoding uncharacterized protein (MEROPS:MER0003798) encodes MTRAERRPVFFNPAAKSWTAPVTDSPDLAYQFHQQLPQYKPTKLVPLEDLAKELGVRAIHLKDETCRLGLPSFKILGASWGTFRAIAQKLNLPLDSPLDSIKEALSTTSVSLYAATDGNHGRAVARMASILGVPAQIHVPGCMHKATIELIKSEGARVVVSDSFYDKAVVDAREAAAQDGTAIVVQDYASGDYVQIPQWIVDGYRTMMLEIDSQLGATTPDLVVVPVGVGSFAQAVVTHYKQGKQTAVLAVEPDTSASLWKSLTHGDSLTISEKAPSIMSGLDCGTPSSISWSILQHGVDASLSISDFEAHQACGYLASQNIPVGPCGAAPIAALRRLEASDREKLGLTKDSVIVILCTEGARDYAVPHNVASNDPIELTQTLVRIYSASPSLGSIPGPGETAIARYITAWMEHRDIETHWIEPTPGRPSVVGVVRGSGGGKSLMLNGHTDTVTITEYEGDPLSGEIRDGKLYGRGAADMKCGVAAAMVSLANAKKQRLKGDVIFAGVADEEFASIGTQQVLEAGWTADAALVNEPTGLEILYAHKGFVWFEIDIHGLASHGSRYDLGIDAICKAGYFLVELDKHAAHLTQQAGDPILGPGSIHASIIKGGEEISSYPSFTQVQLERRIIPGETKESVEKQLREILDGLVERIPNFKYDIRATFERSPFKASLDHPFTKLVCKHVTNTLGEEAVVIGTPHWTDCALLADHGIPVLLWGPKGVGLHGKLEYVEVDSIKQVADTLTAIAAEYCS; translated from the exons ATGACTCGTGCTGAACGCCGtcccgtcttcttcaatcCCGCTGCCAAATCATGGACGGCACCGGTGACGGATTCCCCAGATCTGGCCTATCAAttccaccagcagctgcCGCAATATAAGCCAACCAAGCTAGTTCCTCTTGAGGACCTGGCCAAGGAACTCGGCGTCCGTGCCATCCACCTCAAGGACGAGACATGCAGACTGGGACTCCCTTCCTTCAAGATCCTGGGAGCTTCATGGGGCACATTTCGAGCCATCGCCCAGAAACTCAACCTTCCTCTAGACTCCCCCCTGGACTCTATTAAAGAAGCTCTATCAACCACCAGCGTCTCCTTATACGCAGCCACCGATGGAAACCATGGACGGGCTGTGGCTCGCATGGCGTCCATCCTGGGTGTCCCGGCCCAGATCCACGTACCCGGGTGCATGCACAAGGCTACCATCGAGCTGATCAAGTCAGAAGGCGCTCGCGTTGTCGTTTCGGATAGCTTCTACGACAAAGCTGTAGTTGATGCACGTGAGGCAGCTGCGCAAGATGGCACCGCCATTGTTGTTCAGGACTATGCTTCGGGGGACTATGTTCAGATTCCACAG TGGATTGTTGACGGCTACCGCACCatgatgctggagattgATAGCCAGCTGGGGGCTACTACCCCTGACCTCGTCGTGGTCCCGGTGGGAGTCGGTTCCTTTGCCCAGGCCGTTGTCACGCATTATAAACAGGGGAAACAGACCGCAGTTTTGGCAGTCGAGCCGGACACCTCAGCTAGCCTCTGGAAGAGTCTCACGCACGGAGACTCCTTGACAATATCGGAAAAAGCGCCTAGTATCATGTCCGGTCTGGATTGCGGGACCCCTTCATCGATTTCCTGGTCAATTCTTCAGCACGGAGTCGATGCTAGCCTCTCGATTTCGGACTTTGAAGCTCATCAAGCCTGCGGATATTTGGCTTCTCAAAACATACCCGTTGGGCCTTGCGGTGCTGCCCCTATTGCCGCTTTGAGGAGGCTGGAGGCCTCTGACAGAGAGAAACTGGGCCTCACCAAGGACTCGGTTATCGTTATCCTTTGCACAGAAGGCGCGAGAGATTATGCCGTCCCGCATAACGTGGCAAGCAATGACCCCATAGAGTTGACGCAAACCTTGGTCAGGATATACTCAGCCAGCCCCTCCTTAGGATCTATCCCTGGCCCTGGAGAGACGGCCATCGCCCGCTACATTACCGCCTGGATGGAACATCGGGACATTGAGACCCACTGGATTGAGCCAACACCGGGGCGGCCTTCTGTGGTGGGCGTCGTTCGAGGATCTGGCGGCGGTAAGAGTCTGATGCTCAACGGCCACACTGATACCGTAACTATCACAGAGTATGAAGGCGATCCCCTCAGCGGCGAGATTCGAGATGGCAAGCTCTATGGCCGTGGAGCTGCCGATATGAAGTGTGGTGTTGCGGCCGCAATGGTCTCACTCGCCAATgcgaagaagcagcgctTAAAAGGAGACGTCATCTTCGCGGGAGTAGCAGACGAGGAGTTTGCTAGTATCGGCACGCAGCAGGTGTTGGAGGCAGGCTGGACCGCCGATGCTGCTCTCGTCAATGAGCCGACCGGCTTGGAAATCTTGTACGCGCACAAAGGTTTCGTCTGGTTTGAAATAGACATCCATGGCCTTGCCTCTCATGGATCGAGATATGACCTTGGCATCGACGCCATCTGTAAAGCAGGATACTTCCTCGTTGAGCTGGATAAGCATGCAGCCCATCTTACGCAGCAGGCCGGCGATCCCATTCTCGGACCGGGAAGTATACatgcctccatcatcaagggcGGGGAGGAGATCTCATCCTACCCCTCCTTTACGCAAGTTCAGCTCGAACGGCGAATTATCCCCGGCGAAACGAAAGAGTCTGTTGAAAAGCAACTGCGAGAAATTCTCGACGGCCTGGTTGAAAGAATTCCCAACTTCAAATACGACATTCGGGCAACCTTTGAACGCTCACCGTTCAAAGCCTCTCTCGACCATCCATTCACCAAACTCGTTTGCAAACATGTCACAAACACCCTGGGCGAAGAGGCAGTGGTCATTGGAACTCCACACTGGACTGATTGTGCGTTGTTGGCTGATCACGGTATTCCCGTGCTGCTTTGGGGGCCCAAGGGCGTTGGACTACACGGAAAGTTGGAATATGTTGAAGTTGACTCGATAAAACAGGTTGCAGATACACTGACGGCAATTGCGGCAGAGTACTGCAGCTAA
- a CDS encoding uncharacterized protein (EggNog:ENOG41~TransMembrane:12 (i72-89o115-136i143-161o173-193i205-223o235-255i304-327o339-359i368-387o399-418i430-446o466-486i)) encodes MATQKDNPDIIHLETPHTQDASKNSASEITPVPKPTNLPVTGRDKAAQFLKQANHSAIVVTPSENARILRKIDLHILPIVLFVYCLQSLDKTTLSYASVFGLIDDTHLEGEQFSWLGSVVYVAQLVFQPLVAYALVKLPVGKFCATMVFCWGAVLCGMTAAKSFGGLMAARLLLGAFEASVAPTFIAVVQMWYRRKEQTTRNASWYAMLGVVNMLGSLLTYGLGHIKSTLHPYQIIFLFCGCITVAFSVVMYFFMPDSPMEAKFLKEDEKVIAIERLRMNQMGIGSGVWKWDHVREAMLDPKTWLWFCLMLTISIPSGGISTFGPLIIQSFGFDSFTTILFNIPFGAVQMISTLGGAWVSDKIHMKSAVLLFLCLPPIAGCVILLVTGRAPSDRAVLLVGYYIISVYPGISPLIYSWSGQNTAGDTKRKVTTAMLFIGASVGNIIGPQLFKPNEKPRYDRGLRSNLALFVVLAVLIVIGMLWIKILNRRQAARRRELGKSEVIQDLSMMDRKKDGSEYAEEGLNMGDENVGDKAFEDVTDLQNEDFIYVY; translated from the exons ATGGCTACTCAAAAGGACAACCCCGATATCATCCATCTCGAAACTCCACACACACAAGACGCCTCCAAGAACAGCGCCAGCGAAATCACTCCTGTCCCCAAACCCACTAATCTCCCCGTCACAGGCAGAGACAAAGCTGCCCAGTTCCTCAAACAAGCCAACCActccgccatcgtcgtcaccCCCAGCGAAAATGCCCGCATCCTCCGCAAGATCGACCTCCACATCCTCCccatcgtcctcttcgtctaCTGCCTCCAGTCCCTAGACAAGACCACCCTCTCGTACGCCTCCGTCTTTGGCCTCATCGACGACACGCACCTCGAGGGCGAGCAGTTTTCATGGCTGGGCTCCGTGGTGTACGTCGCCCAGCTGGTCTTCCAGCCGCTGGTGGCGTACGCGCTGGTCAAGTTGCCAGTGGGCAAGTTTTGCGCAACAATGGTGTTTTGCTGGGGGGCGGTGCTGTGTGGGATGACGGCGGCAAAGAGCTTTGGGgggttgatggcggcgaggctgTTGTTGGGGGCGTTTGAGGCATCTGTTG CTCCGACGTTTATTGCTGTCGTGCAAATGTGGTACCGACGAAAGGAGCAGACAACCCGTAACGCATCTTGGTATGCTATGCTTGGAGTTGTCAATATG CTCGGAAGTCTTCTCACATACGGCCTCGGCCACATAAAATCAACTCTCCACCCATACcaaatcatcttcctcttctgcggCTGCATCACCGTTGCCTTTTCAGTAGTCATGTA cttcttcatgccTGATTCCCCAATGGAGGCCAAGTTCCtcaaagaagacgaaaaagtCATTGCCATTGAGCGTCTCCGCATGAACCAAATGGGCATTGGCTCCGGCGTCTGGAAATGGGACCATGTCCGCGAAGCCATGCTCGATCCAAAGACGTGGCTCTGGTTCTGCCTCATGCTCACCATTTC CATCCCTAGTGGTGGCATTTCCACCTTTGGCCCTCTCATCATCCAGTCCTTTGGCTTCGACTCCTTCACCACGATCCTCTTCAACATCCCCTTTGGCGCCGTGCAGATGATTTCCACCCTCGGCGGCGCCTGGGTCTCGGACAAGATACACATGAAGTCCGCCGTCCTCCTGTTCCTCTGCCTCCCCCCCATCGCAGGCTgcgtcatcctcctcgtcacaGGCCGAGCGCCCTCCGACCGAGCCGTGCTCCTCGTCGGATACTACATCATCTCTGTATACCCCGGCATTTCTCCTCTCATCTACTCGTGGTCCGGGCAGAATACTGCTGGCGACACGAAGCGAAAAGTAACCACCGCCATGCTCTTCATCGGAGCGAGCGTCGGCAACATTATAGGTCCGCAGCTGTTCAAGCCTAATGAGAAGCCACGCTACGATCGCGGCCTACGATCAAACCTAGCACTTTTTGTGGTGCTGGCAGTTTTGATCGTCATAGGCATGCTTTGGATCAAGATCCTCAACAGACGACAAGCGGCGAGACGGCGAGAGCTGGGCAAGTCAGAAGTCATTCAAGATCTGAGCATGATGGATAGGAAGAAGGATGGTAGTGAGTATGCTGAGGAAGGTCTCAATATGGGAGATGAGAATGTTGGAGACAAGGCGTTTGAAGATGTGACGGACTTGCAGAATGAAGATTTCATCTATGTTTATTAA
- a CDS encoding uncharacterized protein (EggNog:ENOG41~TransMembrane:1 (o534-553i)): MDKIVSPVSRPISTTHDSPIVTTDSRPADTPRIRKKRTPKSCGACRRAKAKCDGQRPCSRCCYLKKTCAFTDPPKEAHQLRIEELEQQVAALKDQLRNSPTAQIGSHLEPSHADIGTALQNSQSGVGPALHTLEHSATSHDVVQLAQPCSTPRTTIDHIHSNGLTSFMRPSNTQSPTDTTLSNKHGKSHFEVGSVTLPDCVDAGLLSLEQANRYFAIFFQGCDHYVPIFDPQYDSFHGIRERSSLLFSAICTVGCRVVIGTDTQQWHMLDFHVKRMLNCALARPAMASLETIQALLVRSCYASERSLLVAAATRMALDLNFPDSYDAMINRSVVPTTHGKNLTSVDEDTLILMRRARTWLHLFVLGHILHVDAADLPTFKFVGDSRRSRIILKNPAATELDLFLFSQVELNTIRGRVYDSLASHTDLDDESMMDVVREAKIDISIWFDDWAHIFDKHKVQSPWLSVNLRVQKCWAENMALCRAVRASGVENVDFMSPAQRSVVAMAKDALEEHLDIMIEESRLYIRNLQFAMDFVWAKCAFCYLLLLKLSILLPESKGRSSKELVAHGNILLTELSEASGGSHNGSRSNTGKQYLQLLQSGIEKFSSVTYETHDAALGAVNDEIYSSRRTPGFGIQNRVELDSFVPEQFIFEWDFPGLTLFSSSATGVAWLDDILVEALNGGEDIFGWLSADVEG, from the exons ATGGACAAGATTGTGTCTCCAGTCTCCCGCCCTATCTCAACGACCCACGATTCGCCGATCGTAACGACAGACTCAAGGCCAGCCGATACCCCACGTATCCGCAAGAAAAGGACTCCG AAATCGTGCGGTGCATGTCGCCGCGCCAAG GCCAAGTGTGATGGCCAAAGGCCGTGCTCGCG ATGCTGCTACTTGAAGAAGACTTGTGCTTTTACCGATCCTCCGAAAGAGGCTCACCAGCT CCGGATAGAGGAACTTGAGCAGCAGGTTGCAGCCCTAAAGGATCAGCTCCGAAACTCACCAACAGCCCAGATTGGCTCTCATCTTGAGCCTAGTCATGCAGACATCGGAACAGCCTTACAGAACAGCCAATCGGGTGTTGGCCCAGCTCTCCATACTTTGGAGCATTCGGCAACATCCCACGATGTTGTCCAACTGGCACAACCATGTTCCACACCGAGAACTACAATAGACCACATCCACTCCAATGGACTCACGTCATTCATGCGTCCATCAAACACGCAGTCTCCTACGGATACCACGTTGTCCAATAAGCACGGAAAATCACATTTTGAGGTCGGATCTGTTACGTTGCCCGATTGCGTTGATGCAGGACTGCTTAGCCTTGAGCAGGCCAATCGGTActttgccatcttttttcAAGGATGCGATCATTATGTCCCAATCTTCGACCCTCAATATGACTCGTTTCACGGTATTCGCGAAAGAAGCAGCCTGCTTTTCAGCGCCATATGCACAGTCGGCTGCCGTGTCGTAATAGGGACTGACACGCAACAATGGCATATGTTGGATTTTCATGTTAAGAGAATGCTGAACTGTGCTTTGGCGAGGCCTGCTATGGCTTCGCTAGAGACCATTCAAGCATTATTGGTCCGCAGTTGTTATGCTTCGGAGCGATCTCTTCTTGTTGCGGCTGCAACTCGCATGGCGCTTGATCTCAACTTTCCAGATTCATACGATGCGATGATTAATCGATCCGTAGTACCGACAACGCATGGAAAGAATTTGACAAGTGTCGATGAAGATACACTCATTCTAATGCGAAGAGCAAGAACGTGGCTTcatctctttgtcttggggCACATTCTCCACGTCGATGCTGCGGACCTGCCAACGTTTAAATTCGTGGGAGATTCTCGAAGGTCCCGAATCATTTTAAAAAACCCTGCCGCGACTGAACTCGatttgtttctcttctcccaagTCGAGCTAAATACCATTCGTGGAAGAGTTTACGACTCATTAGCCAGTCACACTGACTTGGATGACGAAAGCATGATGGACGTAGTCCGCGAGGCTAAAATCGACATCTCCATATGGTTTGACGATTGGGCACACATCTTTGACAAGCACAAGGTACAATCTCCGTGGCTCAGCGTTAATTTACGAGTTCAAAAGTGCTGGGCTGAAAACATGGCGCTTTGCCGCGCCGTGCGAGCGTCTGGAGTCGAAAATGTCGACTTCATGTCACCCGCTCAACGATCGGTCGTTGCCATGGCAAAAGACGCCTTGGAAGAGCATCTAGACATAATGATTGAGGAATCGAGACTATATATCCGCAATCTCCAATTCGCAATGGACTTTGTCTGGGCGAAATGCGCTTTTTGCTATTTActtcttctcaagctctcTATTCTTTTGCCCGAGAGCAAAGGACGCTCCAGTAAAGAGCTGGTGGCACACGGTAATATCCTTCTCACTGAACTTAGTGAAGCCAGCGGTGGTAGTCATAACGGGAGTCGAAGCAATACCGGAAAGCAATAcctgcagctgcttcaaaGCGGCATTGAAAAGTTTAGCAGCGTCACGTACGAGACTCACGATGCGGCTTTGGGCGCTGTAAATGACGAAATCTATTCATCTCGACGAACGCCGGGTTTTGGAATACAGAATCGTGTGGAATTGGATTCATTTGTACCCGAGCAATTCATATTTGAGTGGGACTTTCCTGGGCTCACCTTGTTTTCCTCGTCGGCCACTGGTGTTGCCTGGCTTGACGATATTCTTGTAGAGGCGCTTaatggaggagaagacatCTTTGGGTGGTTATCAGCAGATGTTGAGGGATGA